The proteins below are encoded in one region of Ricinus communis isolate WT05 ecotype wild-type chromosome 6, ASM1957865v1, whole genome shotgun sequence:
- the LOC8266422 gene encoding BTB/POZ domain-containing protein At5g03250, translating into MACMKLGSKSEVFLLDGHTWLCSTGLASDVIIEVGEMSFHLHKFPLLSRSKVLEDLIGECYGEDGKKCTLRLDDLPGGAKTFLLVAKFCYGVKMELSTLNVVSLRCAAEYLRMSEDYGEGNLITQMENFLNEIFGNWRDSLKALETCEEVLPQAEELHIVSRCINSLAMKACADPSLFSWPMSGCNDMKSPEGTVFWNGIRTSAKAQPIGEDWWYEDVSFLRLPLYRRLISAVGSNGMKPEKVVGALMYYARRHLPLLGRQSVVENGNLNAPGSMYSTVVDADQRNLLEELVEILPDQKGVTPSKFLLRLLRTAILLHASSACQENLEKRIGAQLDQAALEDIMIPNMGYSVETLYDIDCVQRILDHFLLLDHDDPTSNYIIDERQMMEGSHSLTPMTMVANLVDNYLAEVAPDINLKLLKFQSLAAVIPAYARPIDDGIYRAIDIYLKAHPWLTDSEREQLCRLMNCQKLSLEASTHAAQNERLPLRVIVQVLFFEQLRLRTSISGWFFVSDNLDNSQNPSGNLAVTRNDGHTQVNATTQDRIVAVDEMKERVSDLEKECLNMKEEIEKIVKTKGSWNVLFRRLGFSRSKSKSSVPKAATKPSNSKESPTSSTTPLMNGKQNHSAEIGD; encoded by the exons atggCTTGCATGAAGCTTGGATCAAAATCTGAAGTGTTTCTTCTTGATGGACATACCTG GCTTTGCTCAACCGGGCTAGCAAGTGATGTCATCATTGAAGTTGGAGAAATGTCCTTCCATCTTCACAAG TTTCCATTGCTTTCGAGAAGTAAAGTCCTAGAAGATCTTATTGGAGAATGTTATGGTGAAGATGGGAAAAAGTGTACTTTGCGACTTGATGATTTACCTGGTGGAGCTAAAACCTTCTTACTTGTAGCCAAATTTTGTTATGGAGTTAAAATGGAACTCTCTACCCTGAATGTAGTTAGTCTTAGATGTGCTGCTGAGTATCTTCGGATGAGTGAGGACTATGGAGAGGGAAATCTTATCACACAAATGGAAAATTTTCTCAATGAAATCTTTGGCAACTGGAGGGACTCCCTTAAAGCTCTCGAAACTTGTGAAGAGGTTTTACCACAAGCAGAAGAGCTTCATATTGTTTCAAGATGCATCAATTCTTTGGCAATGAAAGCTTGTGCAGATCCAAGTTTATTCAGTTGGCCCATGTCAGGATGCAATGATATGAAGAGCCCAGAAGGAACCGTATTTTGGAATGGTATACGTACTTCTGCCAAGGCACAACCTATTGGCGAGGATTGGTGGTATGAGGATGTTTCCTTTCTTAGATTACCCTTGTACAGAAGACTAATTTCAGCTGTTGGATCAAATGGCATGAAACCAGAGAAGGTGGTTGGGGCCTTAATGTATTATGCAAGGAGGCATCTTCCTTTGTTGGGTAGGCAATCAGTTGTAGAGAATGGAAACCTTAATGCTCCGGGATCAATGTATTCTACTGTAGTTGATGCAGATCAAAGGAACCTCCTTGAAGAATTGGTGGAAATATTACCTGATCAAAAGGGTGTGACACCTAGCAAGTTTCTGCTTAGGCTTCTGCGAACAGCCATTTTGTTGCATGCTAGTTCAGCATGCCAAGAGAACTTGGAGAAAAGGATTGGGGCACAGTTAGACCAAGCAGCTCTTGAAGATATTATGATACCAAATATGGGATACTCAGTGGAAACCCTCTATGATATTGACTGTGTTCAGCGGATTCTTGATCATTTCTTGCTCTTGGATCACGATGATCCTACATCGAATTATATAATAGACGAGAGACAGATGATGGAAGGTTCCCATTCACTAACCCCAATGACAATGGTGGCAAATCTGGTAGATAATTATTTGGCCGAGGTTGCACCTGATATTAACTTAAAGCTGTTAAAATTTCAGTCACTTGCTGCTGTTATCCCTGCTTATGCCAGGCCAATAGATGATGGAATTTACCGTGCAATTGATATATACCTCAAG GCTCATCCATGGCTAACAGATTCAGAAAGGGAACAACTTTGCAGGCTCATGAACTGCCAGAAGCTCTCATTAGAAGCAAGCACACATGCAGCGCAAAATGAGAGGCTACCACTTAGAGTCATCGTCCAAGTTTTATTCTTCGAACAACTAAGACTCCGAACGTCAATATCTGGTTGGTTTTTCGTTTCTGACAACCTTGATAATTCACAGAATCCAAGCGGAAATCTTGCCGTCACCAGAAATGATGGGCACACTCAAGTTAATGCCACCACACAAGACCGTATTGTAGCAGTTGATGAAATGAAAGAGAGAGTTTCTGATCTTGAAAAAGAATGCTTGAACATGAAAGAGGAGATTGAGAAAATAGTGAAGACAAAAGGAAGTTGGAATGTGTTATTTAGAAGGCTTGGTTTTAGTAGATCAAAGTCAAAATCAAGTGTTCCTAAAGCAGCAACAAAGCCTAGTAATTCTAAAGAATCACCAACATCTTCTACAACACCACTCATGAATGGAAAACAAAATCATAGTGCTGAAATAGGTGACTGA